The Primulina huaijiensis isolate GDHJ02 chromosome 12, ASM1229523v2, whole genome shotgun sequence genome has a window encoding:
- the LOC140990723 gene encoding rop guanine nucleotide exchange factor 1-like produces MTIIASHCGMEKNEASQSEDEFEDLQSRRFEGSYSLSADVSESESSTSSACTFSSRNQLASISTTSSPLYLAPNSDCLPPPPIMLPVVGGRHVIISPEKPERSKIEQPDLSEAELMKERFAKLLLGEDMSGGGKGVSSALAISNAITNLAASVFGELWKLEPLSPQKKSMWRREMDWLLHVSYSIVELIPSVQEFPGGGSFEVMVTQQRSDLYVNLPALKKLDVMLIDILDGFNDNEFYYVDRGIVVADGEHAEAYPGPAASQRPSIALEEKWWLPFPKVPAKGLSEGSRRLLQHRKECTHQIFKAAVGINSSVLSDMEVPQAYLECLPKSEKACLGEILYRFITADQFSPDCLLDYLDLSSEYSTLEIMNRIESAIHFWRSKCQKKKPNRSKTGLLWGSTVKGLVDGTEKSKTYAHRADALLKNLKSHFPGLPQTVLDMNKIQYNKDVGQSILESYSRVMESLAFNLMGKIDDLLYVDDATKQRVMAESILLHNQRRITGSRVQHNQISPVPFIDQSSSSSSQTGSPCRFSMLASQRPRRSRHAGSQPGF; encoded by the exons ATGACGATCATAGCTAGTCATTGCGGGATGGAGAAGAATGAAGCTTCGCAGTCGGAGGATGAGTTCGAGGATTTGCAATCTCGCCGGTTCGAAGGCAGTTATAGCTTGAGCGCTGACGTCAGCGAGTCGGAGAGTTCGACTTCGAGCGCATGTACGTTTTCTTCGCGTAATCAGTTGGCTTCAATCTCAACGACGTCGTCTCCTCTGTATCTGGCCCCGAATTCGGATTGTTTGCCGCCGCCTCCGATCATGTTACCCGTTGTTGGAGGCAGACACGTCATCATCTCGCCGGAGAAACCTGAGAGGAGTAAAATCGAGCAGCCTGATTTGTCGG AGGCTGAATTAATGAAGGAAAGATTTGCTAAGCTGTTGCTAGGAGAGGATATGTCAGGTGGAGGGAAGGGTGTTAGCAGTGCTCTGGCAATCTCCAACGCAATAACTAATCTTGCTG CTAGTGTTTTCGGAGAGCTCTGGAAGTTGGAGCCATTATCGCCGCAGAAAAAATCAATGTGGCGACGTGAAATGGACTGGCTTTTACATGTGAGTTATTCTATTGTAGAGCTCATCCCATCAGTTCAAGAATTTCCTGGCGGTGGAAGCTTTGAGGTTATGGTGACTCAACAACGATCAGACTTGTATGTGAATCTTCCAGCACTAAAGAAGCTAGATGTAATGCTTATCGACATTTTGGATGGGTTTAATGACAACGAATTTTACTATGTTGATCGAGGGATAGTTGTCGCTGATGGGGAACATGCTGAAGCATATCCAGGTCCAGCAGCTTCACAGAGACCTTCTATTGCCCTTGAAGAAAAGTGGTGGTTGCCATTCCCGAAGGTTCCAGCTAAAGGGTTGTCGGAGGGGTCAAGAAGGCTGCTCCAACACCGTAAGGAATGCacacatcaaatttttaaagctGCTGTGGGAATTAATAGTAGCGTGCTTTCAGATATGGAAGTGCCTCAAGCTTACTTGGAGTGCTTGCCTAAG AGTGAGAAGGCTTGTTTAGGAGAAATCCTCTACCGTTTTATAACCGCCGATCAGTTCTCTCCTGACTGTCTTCTTGATTACCTGGACCTTTCATCCGAATACAGTACTCTGGAAATAATGAACAGGATAGAGAGTGCTATACACTTTTGGAGATCGAAATGTCAGAAGAAAAAACCGAATCGTTCAAAGACGGGCTTGTTATGGGGTAGCACTGTAAAGGGACTTGTTGATGGTACAGAAAAGAGTAAAACCTATGCACATCGAGCAGATGCTCTTCTCAAGAACTTAAAGTCGCACTTTCCTGGCCTTCCTCAAACTGTTTTGGACATGAACAAGATTCAGTATAACAAG GATGTCGGACAGTCAATCCTTGAAAGCTATTCTAGGGTAATGGAGAGCTTAGCCTTCAACTTAATGGGAAAAATTGATGATCTTCTATACGTAGATGATGCCACAAAACAACGTGTGATGGCAGAATCAATATTATTGCACAACCAGAGGAGAATAACCGGTTCTCGTGTTCAACACAACCAAATTTCTCCAGTGCCATTCATTGATCAAAGCTCTAGTTCATCATCACAGACGGGATCTCCATGTCGTTTCTCAATGTTAGCTTCTCAAAGGCCCAGGAGATCACGACATGCAGGAAGCCAACCTGGTTTCTAG
- the LOC140989941 gene encoding uncharacterized protein: protein MSDYHQNERKNDEPSDIPAAVKVEESAAVEVGDRGLFDFLGKKKEEKQGEEEVIASDFEEKVQVCEEKKEEPKEEETKYAGLFEKVHRTSSSSSSSSSEEEAVEGGEKKKKKKGLKEKIKEKLSGENNAEGEGPTNVHIEKYDDIPASEPEQKKSFLDKIKEKLPGGKKTEEATAPPPKLEVVGCATVEGREKKGFLIKIKEKIPGYNAKSADDKGKEEACN, encoded by the exons ATGTCCGATTACCACCAAAACGAGAGGAAGAACGATGAGCCAAGTGATATACCCGCCGCAGTGAAGGTAGAGGAAAGTGCAGCCGTGGAGGTCGGCGATCGTGGGTTGTTTGATTTTCTGGGTAAGAAAAAGGAGGAGAAGCAGGGTGAAGAGGAGGTGATAGCCTCTGATTTCGAAGAAAAAGTTCAGGTTTGCGAGGAGAAAAAGGAAGAGCCAAAGGAGGAGGAAACAAAGTATGCTGGGCTATTTGAGAAGGTCCACCGAACCAGCAGCTCTAGCAGTTCC TCAAGTTCCGAGGAAGAAGCGGTGGAAGGaggagaaaagaagaaaaagaagaagggtttaaaggaaaagattaaagaaaaattatcTGGAGAGAACAATGCAGAAGGTGAGGGACCAACTAATGTACACATTGAGAAGTATGATGATATCCCCGCTTCTGAACCGGAGCAGAAGAAGAGCTTCTTGGATAAGATAAAGGAGAAGCTTCCCGGCGGCAAGAAGACCGAGGAAGCGACGGCGCCACCACCAAAGCTGGAGGTTGTTGGGTGCGCCACTGTTGAGGGCAGGGAGAAGAAAGGGTTCTTGATTAAGATTAAAGAGAAAATCCCTGGATACAATGCCAAGAGTGCTGATGATAAGGGGAAAGAGGAGGCATGCAACTGA
- the LOC140989940 gene encoding alcohol dehydrogenase-like 7 yields MESITNARLGENAGKPIRCRGALARKPGEPLVIEEVVVAPPKFGEVRIKIICTSLCFSDVTFWKLEDHPACYPRILGHEAIGVVETVGEGVNGFVEGDMVIPIFISECAECADCKSNKSNLCSTYPFKVSPWMHDGSSRFTDLNGETLYHFLFVSSFIEYTVVHVANITKVDPTVPPDRACLLSCGVSTGVGAAWRSANVEAGSTVAIFGLGSIGLAVAEGSRLCGAGRIIGIDVNPKKFEIAKSFGVTDFVDSSSGGDKPVSQIVNEMTGGGADYCFECVGKASLVEEAFACCRMGWGKTIVVGVDKPGARISFSSNEVLLLGKTVQGSLFGGLKPKSDIPILIKRYMDKELELDKFVTHEVSFEDINKAFDLLIEGKSLRCVIWMDK; encoded by the exons ATGGAAAGCATCACCAATGCTCGGTTGGGTGAAAATGCCGGGAAACCCATCAGATGCAGAG GGGCGCTGGCCAGGAAGCCAGGGGAGCCTCTGGTGAtagaggaagtggtcgtggctCCTCCAAAATTTGGAGAAGTTCGAATTAAAATCATCTGCACTTCTCTCTGTTTCAGCGACGTCACTTTCTGGAAATTGGAA GATCATCCTGCTTGTTATCCAAGAATACTGGGACATGAAGCTATTGG TGTAGTTGAGACTGTGGGCGAGGGAGTGAATGGCTTTGTTGAAGGTGATATGGTCATCCCGATATTTATATCAGAATGTGCTGAATGTGCGGATTGCAAATCAAATAAGAGTAATCTTTGTTCGACGTATCCTTTCAAGGTCTCTCCATGGATGCACGACGGTTCTAGCAGATTTACTGATCTGAATGGAGAAACATTATATCATTTCTTATTTGTGTCTAGTTTTATCGAGTACACAGTTGTGCATGTTGCTAATATCACTAAAGTCGATCCTACAGTTCCTCCAGACCGGGCTTGCCTTCTTAGTTGTGGCGTGTCAACAG GTGTAGGAGCTGCCTGGAGATCAGCAAATGTTGAAGCAGGATCAACAGTTGCCATCTTTGGACTGGGATCAATAGGATTAGCC GTTGCTGAGGGATCAAGATTGTGTGGCGCGGGGAGAATAATAGGCATAGATGTGAAccccaaaaaatttgaaatag CTAAATCATTTGGTGTGACTGATTTTGTCGACTCAAGTAGTGGCGGTGACAAGCCTGTAAGCCAG ATAGTTAACGAGATGACTGGTGGAGGAGCGGACTACTGCTTCGAATGTGTTGGAAAGGCATCCTTGGTTGAGGAAGCCTTTGCTTGTTGCCGAATG ggATGGGGGAAGACAATTGTTGTCGGAGTCGACAAGCCAGGTGCACGAATCTCGTTCAGCTCAAATGAAGTCCTCCTTCTCGGAAAAACAGTACAGGGATCCTTATTTGGAGGCCTCAAACCGAAATCCGACATCCCAATTCTCATCAAACGTTACATGGACAAG GAATTGGAACTCGACAAGTTCGTGACTCATGAGGTTAGTTTTGAAGACATCAACAAAGCTTTTGATCTACTTATAGAAGGGAAGAGCCTCAGATGTGTGATTTGGATGGATAAATGA
- the LOC140990066 gene encoding thioredoxin Y, chloroplastic-like, translating into MLLHQVASKKQTFSSFDELLEKSDKPVLVDFYATWCGPCQLMVPVLEQVSSKMDGKILVVKIDSEKYSSLSNQYSIEALPTFILFANGKPVDRFEGAMTADKLIERIETSLRVKH; encoded by the exons ATGTTATTGCATCAGGTTGCATCAAAGAAGCAGACATTTTCTTCTTTTGATGAGTTGTTGGAAAAATCTGACAAACCAGTACTCGTAGACTTTTATGCTACTTG GTGTGGTCCTTGCCAGTTGATGGTTCCTGTTCTAGAGCAAGTCAGCTCTAAAATGGACGGTAAGATTCTAGTGGTGAAAATTGACTCGGAGAAATATTCCAGCCTTTCAAACCAGTACAGTATAGAGGCGTTGCCAACTTTCATTCTGTTTGCGAATGGAAAACCTGTTGATCGCTTT GAGGGTGCGATGACTGCAGACAAGCTCATCGAACGCATTGAAACTTCACTACGCGTTAAGCACTAG